A genomic stretch from Methanobrevibacter sp. includes:
- a CDS encoding radical SAM protein, with protein MDSNIFDLIKNANDVTLKKHGNLITLERAVFLSWWCDKGDCAFCYMSTQKNKIKDPTKARRNINNILAEAEMCRRLDWNIEFLSGGYKSFTTQEIKQIATDIKDITGDGVWLNTGITDELNEYGSEIKGITGAIEVANPEIHEKVCPSKKLDDISNMLDVAGDLGFKKAITIILGLGETLDDVDYLIDYIKDHNIDRVIFYSLNPHKETVYANSSQPASLYYAQVVAQVRLAFPDIEIICGTWIDNLANIGILILSGANGITKFPLFKMFATKYGKRVEEEVKWAGRDLKGTFTDKNMLGPQKSEVNPELDKFIKRYVKESLKNKY; from the coding sequence ATGGATTCTAACATATTTGACTTGATAAAAAATGCTAATGACGTTACTTTAAAAAAGCATGGAAATCTAATAACTCTTGAAAGGGCGGTGTTCTTATCCTGGTGGTGTGACAAGGGAGATTGTGCTTTTTGCTACATGTCCACACAAAAAAATAAAATAAAAGATCCGACAAAAGCCAGAAGAAATATCAACAACATTCTTGCAGAAGCTGAAATGTGCAGACGATTAGATTGGAACATTGAATTTTTATCTGGAGGATACAAGTCATTCACCACACAAGAAATTAAACAAATTGCCACAGACATAAAAGACATTACAGGAGATGGCGTTTGGCTAAATACAGGAATTACAGATGAATTAAATGAATATGGTTCAGAAATAAAAGGAATCACAGGCGCAATAGAAGTAGCAAATCCTGAAATTCACGAAAAAGTATGTCCTTCAAAAAAATTAGATGACATAAGCAATATGTTAGATGTCGCAGGAGATTTAGGCTTTAAAAAAGCAATAACAATTATTTTAGGATTAGGAGAAACCTTAGATGATGTTGACTACCTTATAGATTACATCAAAGACCATAATATAGATAGGGTAATATTTTATTCATTGAATCCTCACAAAGAAACCGTTTATGCAAATTCTTCACAGCCTGCATCCCTTTATTATGCGCAGGTTGTTGCCCAAGTAAGATTGGCATTTCCGGACATTGAGATAATCTGCGGAACTTGGATAGACAATCTTGCAAATATAGGAATACTAATTTTAAGCGGTGCAAATGGAATAACCAAATTCCCACTGTTCAAGATGTTTGCAACAAAATATGGTAAAAGAGTTGAAGAAGAAGTTAAATGGGCGGGAAGAGACTTGAAGGGAACATTTACCGATAAAAATATGTTAGGTCCTCAAAAAAGTGAAGTCAATCCCGAACTTGACAAATTCATAAAAAGATATGTTAAAGAATCTTTGAAAAACAAATACTAA
- the hjc gene encoding Holliday junction resolvase Hjc produces the protein MAKKGSAEERDLVHKLWDRNFAAMRAPASGGATKNPLPDVVAGNGKIYLAIEVKTTTKDKVYIEEAQISALCDFSKIFGAKPYIGVRFKYTKWLFLEPENTPRTRNGNYKVEKDYALEKGLEIDEIAGIDKQMKFE, from the coding sequence ATGGCTAAAAAAGGATCTGCTGAAGAAAGAGATTTGGTTCATAAATTATGGGATAGGAATTTTGCCGCTATGAGGGCTCCTGCTTCTGGCGGTGCTACTAAAAATCCATTGCCTGATGTTGTTGCGGGAAATGGTAAGATTTATCTGGCTATTGAAGTAAAGACAACTACCAAAGATAAGGTATATATTGAAGAGGCGCAAATTTCAGCATTGTGTGACTTTTCAAAAATTTTCGGTGCAAAGCCATATATTGGTGTTCGTTTTAAATATACTAAATGGTTATTTTTAGAGCCTGAAAATACTCCTAGAACCAGAAACGGTAATTATAAGGTTGAAAAGGATTATGCGTTGGAAAAAGGTTTGGAAATAGATGAAATAGCTGGTATCGATAAACAAATGAAATTTGAATAA
- a CDS encoding MBL fold metallo-hydrolase has protein sequence MSDIVFILGFNYDSNCYLINKNILVDTGAGQNKDYLFSKLRENGVEPEDIELVVNTHCHFDHIGGNYLFPNAKIAVHRLDAVSIKNKDTLGTSMSAFGDEGNSRVDIELEDGDEIADFKVIHTPGHTSGGICLWDGENLISGDTIFAGGGVGRMDIGGDYADMKNSVEKLLKLDVKNIYPGHGPIVENNGKDHIKLSYSYL, from the coding sequence ATGTCAGATATTGTTTTTATATTGGGATTTAATTATGATTCAAATTGCTATTTGATTAATAAAAATATTTTGGTAGATACTGGAGCTGGCCAAAATAAGGATTATTTATTCTCTAAACTTCGTGAAAATGGTGTTGAACCTGAAGACATTGAACTGGTTGTAAATACTCACTGTCATTTTGACCATATTGGGGGAAACTATCTATTTCCTAATGCAAAAATTGCAGTTCACAGGTTGGATGCAGTTTCAATTAAAAATAAGGATACGTTGGGAACTTCAATGTCTGCTTTTGGTGATGAAGGCAATTCAAGAGTTGATATAGAACTAGAAGACGGTGATGAAATAGCTGATTTTAAAGTAATTCACACTCCTGGACATACAAGTGGAGGAATCTGCTTATGGGACGGTGAAAATCTTATAAGCGGAGACACTATCTTTGCAGGCGGCGGAGTTGGCAGAATGGATATCGGCGGCGATTATGCTGATATGAAAAATAGTGTTGAAAAGCTATTAAAATTGGATGTTAAAAATATCTACCCCGGACATGGTCCAATAGTAGAAAATAATGGAAAAGACCATATTAAATTGTCTTATTCCTATTTATAA
- a CDS encoding TrkA family potassium uptake protein, whose product MYGIIMGGGRVGLALANILIESGADITLIENDESLCNDVASELDALVIHGNGTNSKLLEETNIEDADYFIATTGNDEANLLSCILVRKFDVPNIIARVSNPDHEEAFKEVGIDKVISPEISAARELAQYVMNPNVSTLTTLGEGDAEIKEMTITNDKVVGKRFKDISPTKDFIIIATYQNGKFVIPQPDDVISRGEKISVVVKRGTFKKVSKKLEK is encoded by the coding sequence ATGTATGGAATTATTATGGGAGGAGGTCGTGTAGGACTTGCTCTTGCCAATATTTTAATTGAATCTGGAGCGGATATTACTTTGATTGAAAACGATGAATCATTATGCAATGATGTTGCATCAGAACTTGATGCTCTTGTTATTCATGGAAATGGTACAAATTCAAAGTTGCTTGAAGAAACCAATATTGAAGATGCAGATTATTTCATAGCAACAACTGGAAATGATGAAGCGAACTTGCTTTCATGCATATTAGTCAGAAAATTTGATGTTCCAAACATTATTGCTCGTGTAAGTAACCCTGACCACGAAGAAGCATTTAAAGAAGTCGGAATTGACAAGGTAATAAGTCCAGAGATAAGCGCAGCAAGAGAACTTGCACAATATGTAATGAATCCGAATGTATCCACATTGACTACACTTGGAGAAGGAGATGCTGAAATTAAAGAAATGACAATTACAAATGACAAAGTTGTCGGAAAACGATTTAAAGACATTTCCCCTACTAAAGACTTTATTATAATTGCCACATATCAAAACGGAAAATTTGTAATTCCACAGCCTGATGACGTTATTTCACGTGGCGAAAAAATTTCAGTCGTGGTTAAAAGAGGAACATTCAAAAAGGTTTCCAAAAAATTAGAAAAATAA
- a CDS encoding TrkH family potassium uptake protein, translating to MRYITKTDLLIVAKNSGYIMIGIGMMCLIPLIFDLVYFEFDLISFVIPGAISILLGYGLVKYLEDRAKKTIRLKHGMMISSFAWLWASIIGGLVFMLATHMPPIDAIFESMSALTGTGITMFEDVEILPHSILFFRALEQWIGGLGVVVMVVGILTKPGSVSSKLYHSEARDERIKPSIKTTLEKTLQIYAIYTIAGIILYLLAGMPAFDSICNTFSIISTGGMSIKNANMGYYNDDLIYFISIVLMILGATSFLVHYNVIKTRGKSLIQDLQFKIIITVIATVTFMLYLLSNIVPIDLLFTVVSAITTTGASVASPLTMARWPSFVIICIMCLMITGGSNGSTVGAIKLVRMITFFKGIYRHIREILSPEGRVVPVKLHGHKIPEKAISQAGNYITLYMMFIMFTWALFCLFGYDPFRSLFAAMSLQGNNGLELGVINHTLNPILKVVSMFDMWTGRLEIYPVLITLRAGFEIFKR from the coding sequence ATGAGGTATATAACTAAAACAGATTTATTGATAGTGGCAAAAAATTCCGGTTATATTATGATTGGAATCGGAATGATGTGTCTGATACCATTAATATTTGATTTAGTTTATTTTGAATTTGATTTGATTAGTTTTGTTATTCCAGGTGCGATTTCAATATTATTGGGTTATGGTCTTGTGAAATATTTGGAAGACAGAGCCAAAAAAACCATACGGCTTAAACATGGGATGATGATTTCATCATTTGCATGGCTGTGGGCAAGTATTATCGGAGGACTTGTTTTTATGCTTGCGACACACATGCCCCCTATCGATGCCATATTTGAAAGTATGTCAGCATTAACCGGGACCGGAATAACAATGTTTGAAGATGTTGAAATTTTACCTCACAGTATACTATTTTTTAGAGCCTTAGAACAATGGATTGGTGGTTTGGGAGTTGTTGTTATGGTAGTTGGTATCTTAACAAAACCCGGGTCAGTATCATCAAAATTATATCACTCCGAAGCAAGAGATGAGAGAATTAAACCAAGTATTAAAACCACACTGGAAAAGACACTGCAAATTTATGCAATATATACTATTGCAGGAATAATCCTATACCTATTGGCCGGAATGCCTGCTTTTGATTCCATCTGTAACACTTTCAGTATCATTTCAACAGGCGGAATGAGCATTAAAAATGCAAATATGGGATACTATAATGACGATTTGATTTATTTCATTTCAATTGTTTTAATGATTCTTGGTGCAACCAGCTTTTTAGTGCACTACAACGTTATTAAAACAAGAGGAAAATCCCTGATTCAAGATTTACAGTTTAAAATTATAATTACAGTTATTGCGACAGTAACATTCATGCTTTATCTATTGTCAAACATTGTTCCAATAGATTTGCTGTTTACCGTTGTTTCAGCCATAACCACCACAGGAGCCAGTGTTGCATCACCGTTGACCATGGCAAGATGGCCGTCATTTGTAATAATATGTATCATGTGCCTTATGATTACAGGAGGTTCAAACGGATCCACAGTAGGTGCTATAAAACTTGTAAGAATGATTACATTTTTTAAAGGAATTTACAGACACATCCGAGAGATATTGTCCCCTGAAGGAAGGGTTGTGCCTGTGAAGTTACATGGACATAAAATTCCTGAAAAGGCAATATCGCAGGCAGGAAACTACATTACACTTTACATGATGTTCATAATGTTTACATGGGCTTTATTCTGTTTATTCGGATATGATCCATTCAGAAGCCTGTTTGCTGCAATGTCACTGCAGGGTAACAATGGTTTGGAACTTGGAGTTATAAACCACACCCTAAATCCTATATTAAAAGTGGTCAGCATGTTTGACATGTGGACCGGAAGGTTGGAAATATATCCTGTATTGATTACTTTAAGAGCAGGATTTGAAATTTTTAAAAGATAA
- a CDS encoding UPF0104 family protein, producing the protein MDCKTIILLGISLLILAVMLWFVGIDNVINALKVANVTIIALAVVTQLVTYVLYTLRWKILNNLAGMNVGVKKLLPMVLVGLAVNNITPSGRGGGEPVRAYLLSKDNDDYHFEETFATVVADRALDTFPFVVLAAITIASMALFFNFPLWLLVVMVIAVIAIVAVLVILIYMCINPSFGGRVEGWIVGLVRRFYKKNSEKLESQIHDAIFGFQGTMKILISNKKGLVVTVALSFIIWIFEILRVYLVFLAFGANVNLIVIGEVFILACLVGMIPLLPGGIGAIDSVMIIFYSAAGISASVSAAATVIERLISYWMPTIIGLVILPYFGSSVLDKVSFGSSSEEIEESIAEDIEE; encoded by the coding sequence ATGGATTGTAAAACAATTATTTTATTAGGAATAAGTCTGCTTATATTGGCCGTAATGTTATGGTTTGTAGGGATAGACAATGTTATTAATGCTTTAAAAGTTGCAAATGTGACTATTATTGCTTTAGCGGTCGTTACTCAATTGGTAACTTATGTGTTATACACTTTAAGGTGGAAAATCCTTAACAATCTTGCAGGCATGAACGTTGGAGTTAAAAAGTTACTGCCTATGGTATTGGTGGGTCTTGCTGTAAATAACATAACTCCTTCCGGACGTGGTGGGGGAGAGCCTGTAAGGGCATACCTTTTGTCCAAGGATAATGATGATTATCATTTTGAAGAGACATTTGCAACTGTTGTTGCAGATAGGGCTCTGGATACTTTTCCTTTTGTTGTTCTGGCCGCAATCACAATTGCTTCAATGGCATTGTTTTTTAACTTTCCATTATGGTTGCTTGTGGTAATGGTCATTGCAGTCATAGCTATTGTTGCAGTTTTGGTGATTTTAATTTACATGTGCATTAATCCTAGTTTTGGAGGCCGTGTTGAAGGATGGATTGTAGGTCTTGTAAGAAGGTTCTATAAGAAAAACTCCGAAAAATTGGAATCTCAAATTCATGATGCCATATTCGGATTCCAGGGGACTATGAAAATATTGATTTCAAATAAAAAGGGATTGGTAGTTACAGTCGCATTATCTTTTATTATATGGATTTTTGAAATCCTTAGGGTTTATTTGGTCTTCTTGGCATTCGGCGCTAACGTTAATTTGATAGTAATTGGTGAAGTATTCATCCTTGCTTGTTTAGTTGGTATGATTCCTCTTCTTCCAGGGGGAATTGGTGCAATAGACAGTGTAATGATTATATTTTATTCCGCTGCAGGAATATCCGCTTCCGTAAGTGCTGCGGCTACAGTTATAGAAAGATTGATTTCATATTGGATGCCTACCATTATCGGTTTGGTTATTTTACCTTATTTCGGATCTTCTGTTTTGGATAAGGTATCATTCGGTTCTTCTTCAGAAGAGATTGAAGAATCAATAGCGGAAGACATTGAAGAGTAA
- the fhcD gene encoding formylmethanofuran--tetrahydromethanopterin N-formyltransferase, whose translation MEINGVKIQDTFAEGFGIKVSRLIITAATKHLAKIAATEATGFATSVIGCPAEAGIDQYVPPTETPDGRPGYAIMICHMSKKALGGQIMDRIGQCVLTAPTAAAFNALESEEAFPTGKQLKFFGDGFETEKEVNGKKMHVIPIMSGDFLVEDEMGWKDGVAGGNFFIMADSQMASIVAAEAAVDAIHAVAGVITPFSGGMVASGSKTGSKYSFMSASTNEKECVTLKDQVDTELPENVFGNMEIVIDGVDEESVKAAMKAGIEAACQVPGVLEIGAGNYGGSLGPYQIHLQELF comes from the coding sequence ATGGAAATTAATGGCGTAAAAATACAAGATACCTTTGCTGAAGGTTTCGGAATTAAAGTATCTAGATTAATTATTACTGCTGCTACTAAACATTTAGCTAAAATTGCAGCTACTGAAGCTACCGGATTTGCTACTTCAGTTATCGGATGTCCTGCAGAAGCAGGTATCGACCAATATGTTCCTCCAACTGAAACTCCAGATGGAAGACCAGGTTATGCAATCATGATTTGCCACATGTCTAAAAAAGCTTTAGGCGGACAAATTATGGACAGAATCGGTCAATGTGTTTTAACCGCTCCTACTGCAGCAGCATTCAATGCTCTTGAAAGTGAAGAAGCATTCCCAACTGGAAAACAACTCAAATTCTTCGGTGACGGATTCGAAACTGAAAAAGAAGTAAACGGTAAAAAAATGCACGTAATTCCTATCATGTCTGGTGACTTTTTAGTAGAAGATGAAATGGGATGGAAAGATGGAGTAGCTGGTGGAAACTTCTTCATTATGGCTGACAGTCAAATGGCTTCTATTGTTGCAGCTGAAGCTGCTGTTGATGCTATTCACGCTGTTGCTGGTGTAATTACTCCGTTCTCTGGTGGTATGGTTGCTTCTGGTTCCAAAACAGGTTCCAAATACTCATTCATGAGCGCATCTACCAACGAAAAAGAATGTGTAACCTTAAAAGATCAAGTTGACACTGAATTACCAGAAAATGTATTTGGTAACATGGAAATCGTTATTGACGGTGTAGATGAAGAATCCGTCAAAGCTGCTATGAAAGCAGGTATTGAAGCTGCTTGCCAGGTACCTGGTGTTCTTGAAATCGGTGCTGGTAACTACGGCGGAAGCTTAGGACCTTACCAAATCCACTTACAAGAATTATTCTAG
- a CDS encoding NAD-binding protein, translated as MRKTTLKLLKTLLTKIVTSGLILIIALFIYGIVGSYFIMGLNPIDSIYYSIITMATVGYGDYIPTTGIQKIFATTLALGGVALLAYVFNIILTNVQERMSEYSKGARKMKKIENMDDYYILCGFGRVGKVVFEELSKRNQNVIIYEKNEEICEDIEENESVVVLNKDATQSELISQLAGEKCRSVIISTGDDVANLFIVLAIRESNPDAWIVSRASKEENYSRLRKAGADKIVSPELIGGKDLYLESTRPHILKITIRHGVDEIYDEFKIISKHGCTLENIQYHLPGIETPLTRKINTMNIEDGKQFWNHLDKNPDQKDAIENLYKIVSNVHSHIISGPDRATFQKLVDELEKKFEIIGINLTKKEIVKLTKKNIK; from the coding sequence ATGCGAAAAACTACATTAAAACTTTTAAAAACATTGCTTACAAAAATTGTGACCAGTGGATTAATACTAATCATAGCGTTATTTATTTACGGAATTGTCGGGTCTTATTTTATCATGGGGTTAAATCCCATCGATTCCATTTACTATTCCATAATTACTATGGCAACAGTAGGATATGGAGATTACATTCCAACAACAGGAATCCAAAAAATATTTGCAACAACCTTAGCCCTTGGAGGTGTTGCCCTACTTGCTTATGTATTTAATATAATTTTAACCAATGTTCAGGAAAGAATGAGCGAATACTCAAAAGGAGCGCGAAAAATGAAAAAAATTGAAAACATGGATGATTATTATATTCTTTGCGGTTTTGGAAGAGTTGGAAAAGTGGTTTTTGAAGAACTTTCCAAAAGAAATCAGAACGTCATCATCTATGAAAAAAACGAAGAAATATGTGAAGATATTGAAGAAAATGAATCTGTAGTGGTTCTTAACAAAGATGCAACTCAAAGCGAATTAATATCACAGTTAGCCGGTGAAAAATGCAGAAGTGTTATCATAAGTACTGGAGATGATGTTGCCAACCTATTCATTGTTTTAGCCATAAGGGAAAGCAATCCTGATGCATGGATTGTTTCAAGAGCAAGCAAAGAAGAAAATTATTCAAGACTAAGAAAAGCAGGGGCGGATAAAATCGTATCTCCTGAGCTGATAGGTGGAAAAGATCTCTACCTCGAATCAACAAGACCACATATATTAAAGATAACTATAAGACATGGCGTCGATGAAATATACGATGAATTTAAAATCATCAGCAAACACGGATGCACACTGGAAAATATACAATACCACTTACCGGGAATTGAAACACCATTAACCCGTAAAATAAACACTATGAACATTGAAGACGGCAAACAATTCTGGAATCACCTTGACAAGAATCCCGACCAAAAAGATGCCATTGAAAATTTATATAAAATCGTTTCCAATGTCCATTCACATATAATCTCCGGACCTGACCGTGCAACCTTTCAAAAATTGGTGGATGAGTTAGAAAAAAAATTTGAAATAATTGGAATAAATCTGACAAAAAAAGAAATCGTCAAACTGACAAAGAAAAATATAAAGTAA
- a CDS encoding site-specific integrase, which produces MDNELLDEIHMMRNHAKRTREVYKDAVNKYTTFCSMSLEELLKEAEAEEDAGIKWKKRKLKRRLLTFRQHLLENYALNTVNTLLRPILTIYKYFEIELFPLPPVNKKNVTTSEPIRFSDLPDKELLRKALSVASPLMSAIICFMVSSGCAKREVLNLTIGEYIKALSDYTDKKDIYEIIEDLGDAENVVPTFNIRRQKTDKHYTTYCSPEAVNAINSYLLSRNDPLTNDRPLFKINTTYLSEMFVAINDGLGFGKVGYFNRLRSHMLRKFHASALYNDGMSLDDVNDLQGKAKNKTDQSYFMTNPEDLKYEYIKHLHAVTISKEVEKLSIKSPEFMQMENEKNKLESELVDIRKEMDDVREMKRELEGLKAKVGK; this is translated from the coding sequence ATGGATAACGAACTTTTAGATGAAATACACATGATGAGAAATCATGCGAAAAGGACACGAGAAGTATACAAGGATGCTGTAAACAAATACACTACTTTTTGTTCAATGTCTTTGGAAGAACTGTTGAAAGAAGCAGAAGCTGAAGAAGATGCAGGCATCAAATGGAAAAAAAGAAAATTAAAAAGAAGATTGTTAACATTCAGACAACACTTGTTGGAAAACTATGCATTGAATACAGTCAACACTCTTTTAAGACCTATTTTAACAATATACAAATATTTTGAGATTGAACTGTTCCCATTGCCTCCAGTCAACAAAAAGAATGTCACTACTTCAGAACCTATAAGATTCAGTGATTTGCCGGACAAAGAACTGTTAAGGAAAGCACTAAGTGTTGCCAGTCCTTTAATGTCAGCTATCATTTGCTTTATGGTTTCCAGTGGTTGTGCTAAAAGAGAAGTGCTTAATTTAACAATCGGAGAGTATATTAAGGCCTTAAGCGACTATACAGATAAGAAAGATATCTATGAAATAATTGAGGATTTGGGCGATGCAGAAAATGTAGTTCCTACATTCAATATCAGAAGACAAAAAACTGATAAGCATTACACTACCTACTGCAGTCCTGAAGCTGTCAATGCGATAAATTCATATCTGTTAAGCAGGAATGATCCTTTAACTAATGACAGACCTCTTTTTAAGATAAATACAACATATCTTTCAGAAATGTTTGTTGCTATCAATGACGGATTGGGTTTTGGCAAAGTAGGATATTTCAACAGGCTGAGAAGTCATATGCTCCGTAAGTTCCATGCATCTGCACTTTACAATGACGGCATGAGTCTGGATGATGTCAATGACTTGCAGGGAAAGGCTAAAAACAAAACCGATCAGTCTTATTTCATGACAAATCCTGAAGATTTGAAATATGAATACATCAAGCATCTCCATGCTGTAACTATAAGTAAGGAAGTTGAAAAGCTGTCTATCAAATCTCCTGAATTTATGCAAATGGAGAATGAAAAGAATAAGCTTGAATCCGAACTTGTTGACATTAGAAAAGAGATGGATGATGTTAGAGAAATGAAAAGAGAACTGGAAGGTCTCAAAGCAAAAGTTGGAAAATAA
- a CDS encoding DUF3800 domain-containing protein, giving the protein MSYIYIDESGDLGTKQSSSKHFIMAAIKVEDSKKLDKTIKKSRRESKKKMLSSAEIKGGNLPYELKIKILKKLKNLDYEAFIIVFDKSNRYKIGYEYDNKETYDILASKLAELINIDKPTFIFIDKSKNKQKEIDNFNELFLNSLNNIQKQPIVIEHADSMHYKGLQMADLISWSAFQNFENENHEFIDLIKNKVIKFVYEN; this is encoded by the coding sequence ATGTCTTATATTTATATTGATGAAAGCGGAGATTTGGGAACTAAACAAAGCAGTTCAAAGCATTTTATTATGGCTGCCATCAAAGTTGAGGATTCAAAGAAGCTGGATAAGACAATCAAGAAAAGCCGAAGAGAATCTAAAAAGAAAATGTTAAGTTCAGCTGAAATCAAAGGCGGAAACTTACCTTATGAATTAAAAATCAAAATCCTCAAAAAGTTGAAAAACCTGGACTATGAAGCTTTCATAATAGTTTTTGACAAATCAAACAGATATAAAATAGGTTATGAATATGACAACAAAGAGACATATGACATTTTAGCTTCAAAACTGGCTGAATTAATCAATATCGATAAACCCACTTTCATATTCATTGACAAGTCAAAAAACAAACAGAAAGAAATTGACAATTTCAATGAACTCTTTTTAAACAGTTTAAATAATATTCAAAAGCAACCTATTGTAATCGAGCATGCGGATTCAATGCACTATAAAGGTTTGCAAATGGCGGATTTGATTTCATGGTCTGCATTCCAGAATTTTGAAAATGAAAATCATGAATTCATTGATCTAATAAAAAATAAAGTAATTAAGTTTGTATATGAAAATTAG